A single Thermosynechococcus vestitus BP-1 DNA region contains:
- a CDS encoding TolC family protein, translated as MGQQFICQQICQQSSLLLGSLASVWIALAAGAIAQPNPRATDLLPLNPNPDPLYLPSRPDQVKIDLDRPITLNEAIELARRNNRQLQIIEAQLQQSRAVLRQAKAALYPSISLQLGMSRTDSAAIRLQNAQLPPPLRLNSTSNTWTSTVQLGYNLFTSGQRDASIKAAQEQLRNAELDLQRQLEQLRQEVTNAYYNIQEAEALVRIGEAAVQNSQISLRDAIARERAGLGTQFDVLTARVQLANNQQQLVQAQSQLQTAQRQLAQVLSLNDKANVRAADPIRVVGQWQLSLEESIALAFRNRVELEQQLTQRNAALQQRRVALANLGPQLVAGGSFNTLDSLTDGVGPRWGYTVGGQLNLTLFDGGVSRASAAQQESAAAIAEAQYAAFRNLIRFQVEQAYYTLKSSQENIRTNEVAVRQAKEGLRLARLRFQAGIGTQAEVSNAETALIQAQSNLLSSTLDYNRAIAALQRFVSGLPLSPATTTP; from the coding sequence ATGGGTCAACAATTCATCTGCCAACAAATCTGCCAACAAAGCAGTTTGCTCCTGGGAAGTCTGGCCAGTGTTTGGATTGCGCTGGCGGCGGGGGCGATCGCCCAACCCAATCCTAGGGCAACAGATCTCTTGCCCCTCAATCCCAATCCCGATCCCCTCTATCTCCCCAGTCGTCCCGATCAAGTGAAAATTGATTTGGATCGCCCCATTACCCTCAACGAAGCGATTGAACTCGCCCGGCGCAATAATCGCCAACTGCAAATCATTGAGGCGCAACTCCAACAAAGTCGGGCCGTGCTGCGCCAAGCGAAGGCTGCTCTTTATCCCAGTATTTCCCTACAATTGGGGATGAGTCGCACGGATTCAGCGGCGATTCGCCTGCAAAATGCCCAACTGCCGCCGCCGCTGCGGCTAAATTCCACCAGCAACACGTGGACCAGCACCGTGCAACTGGGCTACAACCTCTTCACCTCTGGCCAGCGGGATGCCAGTATTAAAGCGGCCCAGGAACAGCTGCGCAATGCCGAGCTGGATCTACAGCGGCAATTGGAACAACTGCGTCAGGAGGTTACCAATGCCTACTACAACATCCAAGAGGCGGAAGCGCTGGTACGCATTGGCGAAGCGGCAGTGCAAAACTCGCAAATTAGCCTGCGGGATGCGATCGCCCGCGAACGCGCTGGCTTAGGCACACAATTTGACGTCCTTACAGCACGGGTGCAACTGGCCAATAACCAGCAGCAATTGGTGCAAGCCCAAAGCCAACTGCAAACGGCTCAACGCCAACTGGCACAGGTGCTCAGCCTCAATGACAAGGCGAATGTGCGCGCTGCTGACCCAATTCGGGTGGTGGGGCAATGGCAGCTTTCCCTGGAGGAGAGTATTGCCTTGGCCTTTCGAAATCGTGTGGAATTGGAACAACAACTGACGCAACGGAATGCGGCACTACAGCAACGACGGGTTGCCCTGGCAAACCTCGGCCCGCAGTTGGTGGCAGGGGGGAGTTTTAACACCCTTGATAGCCTCACCGATGGGGTCGGGCCCCGTTGGGGATATACTGTGGGTGGTCAACTGAACCTCACCCTCTTTGATGGAGGAGTCTCCCGTGCCAGTGCCGCCCAGCAGGAAAGCGCTGCTGCGATCGCTGAAGCCCAGTATGCCGCCTTTCGCAACTTAATTCGCTTCCAAGTGGAGCAGGCCTACTATACCCTCAAATCCAGTCAGGAAAATATCCGCACCAATGAAGTGGCGGTGCGCCAAGCCAAGGAGGGGCTGCGCCTGGCCCGTCTGCGCTTCCAAGCAGGGATTGGTACCCAAGCGGAGGTGAGCAATGCCGAAACCGCTCTGATTCAAGCCCAAAGCAACCTGTTGAGTTCAACCCTTGACTACAACCGGGCGATCGCTGCCCTGCAACGCTTTGTCAGTGGGTTACCCTTGAGTCCCGCAACAACCACCCCTTGA
- the truB gene encoding tRNA pseudouridine(55) synthase TruB, with the protein MFGFLNLNKPAGCTSHDCINELRRRLRLKRIGHGGTLDPMATGVLPIALGAATRLLPYLSDRKAYIGTVRFGMSTTTDDITGEICQEQGASHLTLAAIQEQLPQFIGEIEQLPPAYSAIQVAGQRLYARARAGEVVSVPPRIVTVYRIEVLHWQPGRYPELTLHITCGSGTYIRALARDLGTALGVGGTLAALQRIESGGLRIEESHSLESIAPEHLPLCSPQEVLSHLPWLELNAAQLNDWYHGRAVICEGLPPADSCVGVTFATACVGVGISGGDRLHPKVVLKE; encoded by the coding sequence ATGTTTGGTTTTTTGAATCTGAATAAACCTGCTGGCTGCACGTCCCACGACTGTATTAATGAACTGCGGCGGCGGCTGCGGCTCAAACGGATTGGCCATGGGGGCACATTGGATCCGATGGCCACAGGGGTACTGCCGATCGCCCTTGGGGCGGCAACGCGACTTTTGCCCTATCTCAGCGATCGCAAGGCCTACATTGGCACGGTGCGCTTTGGCATGAGCACCACCACCGATGACATCACAGGGGAAATTTGCCAAGAACAGGGGGCCAGTCATCTGACGCTTGCAGCCATCCAAGAACAGCTCCCGCAATTTATTGGTGAGATTGAGCAATTGCCCCCTGCCTACAGTGCGATTCAAGTGGCTGGCCAGCGGCTCTATGCCCGTGCCCGGGCGGGTGAGGTCGTCAGCGTTCCACCGCGGATCGTGACGGTGTACCGTATCGAGGTGTTGCATTGGCAACCGGGTCGTTATCCTGAACTCACCCTGCACATTACCTGTGGCAGTGGTACCTATATTCGCGCCCTTGCCCGCGATTTGGGGACTGCACTGGGGGTCGGTGGCACCCTAGCCGCCCTGCAACGGATTGAAAGTGGTGGCCTGCGGATTGAGGAGAGCCATTCCCTAGAAAGCATTGCCCCAGAACATTTACCCCTGTGCTCGCCCCAAGAGGTGCTCTCCCATCTGCCGTGGCTGGAACTCAATGCCGCACAACTCAACGACTGGTACCATGGCCGCGCCGTGATTTGTGAGGGGCTGCCGCCGGCGGACAGTTGCGTGGGCGTGACCTTTGCCACTGCCTGTGTCGGCGTTGGCATCAGTGGCGGCGATCGCCTGCATCCCAAGGTAGTGCTCAAGGAGTAG
- the ctpA gene encoding carboxyl-terminal processing protease CtpA, producing MGIRWLQRLIGCLVVLVGIWGIFPPDSAIALTEEQKLFNEAWRIVNQAYVDPTFNGQNWWRVREKALKRPLPDREATYAAIEAMLATLEDPFTRFLRPEQFRSLQTTTAGELIGVGLQISTDPKTGVLEVIAPIDGSPAAEAGIQPRDRILAIDGISTNQLSLDEAAERMRGTAGSAVHLLLQRGNDTPQELILHRGHIEINPVTAEVRQVQGHTVGYIRLSQFSAMAPTEMRKAIQILEQQGAEEYILDLRNNPGGLLQAGVEIAQLWLDSGAIVYTVDRQGIVDSLNASGGALTHDPLVVLVNGGTASASEILAGALQDHGRARLVGDRTFGKGSIQSLFHLSDGSGLAVTIAHYETPNHHNINKVGIEPDRRVLDAPESLMAMGTAADPQYLAALELLHSPIQVATSAG from the coding sequence ATGGGGATTCGTTGGCTGCAACGTCTCATTGGTTGTTTGGTTGTCCTCGTGGGGATCTGGGGCATTTTCCCCCCTGACTCGGCGATCGCCCTGACGGAGGAACAAAAACTCTTTAATGAGGCATGGCGTATTGTTAACCAAGCCTATGTCGATCCCACCTTTAATGGTCAAAACTGGTGGCGAGTGCGCGAAAAAGCTCTAAAGCGTCCCCTGCCCGATCGCGAGGCAACCTATGCTGCCATTGAAGCAATGCTGGCCACCCTTGAGGATCCCTTCACCCGGTTCCTGCGGCCTGAGCAATTTCGCAGCCTACAAACCACCACTGCGGGTGAACTCATCGGCGTTGGCTTGCAAATTAGCACTGACCCTAAGACCGGTGTCCTTGAAGTGATTGCTCCCATTGATGGCTCCCCCGCTGCCGAAGCCGGTATTCAACCCCGCGATCGCATTCTCGCCATTGATGGCATCTCCACCAACCAGCTCAGCCTTGATGAGGCCGCCGAAAGAATGCGGGGGACAGCCGGTTCTGCGGTTCACCTATTGCTGCAGCGGGGCAATGACACCCCTCAGGAATTGATCCTGCACCGGGGACACATTGAGATTAATCCGGTGACGGCTGAGGTTCGCCAAGTGCAGGGGCACACCGTTGGCTATATTCGCCTCAGTCAGTTTAGTGCGATGGCCCCCACAGAAATGCGCAAAGCTATTCAAATCCTAGAGCAGCAGGGGGCTGAGGAGTACATTCTTGATCTGCGCAATAATCCGGGGGGACTGTTGCAGGCGGGCGTGGAAATTGCCCAATTGTGGCTGGACTCGGGGGCAATTGTCTATACCGTCGATCGCCAAGGGATTGTTGATAGCCTCAATGCCAGTGGGGGGGCTCTCACCCATGATCCCCTAGTTGTCCTGGTCAATGGTGGCACAGCCAGTGCAAGTGAAATTTTGGCCGGTGCCCTCCAGGATCATGGGCGCGCTCGCTTGGTGGGCGATCGCACCTTTGGCAAAGGCTCGATTCAGTCCCTCTTTCATCTCAGTGATGGCTCTGGCCTAGCGGTGACGATTGCCCACTACGAAACCCCCAATCACCACAACATCAACAAAGTAGGGATTGAGCCAGATCGGCGGGTGCTCGATGCTCCAGAGAGTCTCATGGCCATGGGTACCGCAGCAGATCCCCAATATCTGGCGGCTCTAGAGCTGCTCCACAGTCCCATCCAAGTGGCCACTAGCGCAGGGTAA
- the gor gene encoding glutathione-disulfide reductase — protein MTYDYDLFVIGAGSGGLAASKRAASYGARVAIAEGDKVGGTCVIRGCVPKKLMVYGSKFSHLFEDAVGYGWHPVKAKLNWERLIRAVDQEVNRLSQLHISYLEKAGVELLPFFARFADPHTLELVDRQGQVQGRVTAAKILIAVGGEAIKPNVPGIEHSITSREMFLLPKQPKRLAILGGGYISVEFAGIMQGLGTEVIHFLRGDRPLRGFDQDIQDGVYGGMIRHGIDVRPQCHITGLKLTKKGNIRIRYEQQGQTRETKVDTVLCAVGRAPNLQGLGLDRAGVHLRTNRQGIVAIAVDEYYRTNQEHIFAVGDCTNRVNLTPVAIAEGRAFADTQFGNLPRTLSYENIPSAVFSQPEAASVGLSEAQAKAKLGEENVKIYRAAFRPMYHSLTGRPEQVIVKLVVENNTERVLGAHMVGDNAAEVIQGIAIALKMGATKKDFDATLGIHPSTAEEFVTLR, from the coding sequence ATGACCTACGACTATGACCTGTTTGTGATTGGTGCTGGCTCCGGTGGCTTGGCGGCCTCAAAGCGGGCAGCTTCCTATGGTGCTAGGGTGGCCATTGCCGAAGGGGATAAAGTCGGCGGCACCTGTGTGATTCGGGGTTGTGTCCCCAAAAAGCTCATGGTTTATGGCTCCAAGTTTAGCCACCTCTTTGAAGACGCTGTCGGCTATGGCTGGCACCCCGTTAAGGCAAAACTCAATTGGGAACGCCTGATTCGTGCGGTGGATCAGGAGGTGAATCGGCTCAGTCAACTGCACATTAGCTATTTGGAAAAAGCAGGTGTTGAACTGTTACCGTTTTTTGCCCGCTTTGCTGACCCCCACACCCTAGAACTGGTGGATCGCCAAGGACAGGTACAGGGGCGGGTGACAGCAGCAAAAATCCTGATTGCCGTCGGCGGCGAAGCCATTAAACCCAATGTGCCGGGAATTGAACACAGCATTACCTCGCGGGAGATGTTTTTGTTGCCCAAACAGCCAAAGCGCCTGGCCATCCTTGGCGGTGGCTACATTAGTGTTGAGTTTGCCGGCATTATGCAGGGACTAGGAACAGAGGTGATCCACTTTCTGCGGGGCGATCGCCCCCTGCGGGGCTTTGATCAAGACATTCAAGATGGCGTCTATGGGGGAATGATTCGCCACGGCATTGATGTGCGTCCCCAGTGCCACATTACTGGCTTGAAGCTCACTAAGAAGGGTAATATCCGCATTCGCTACGAACAGCAGGGACAAACCCGTGAAACCAAAGTTGATACGGTGCTGTGTGCGGTGGGGCGCGCTCCCAATTTGCAGGGGCTAGGCCTCGATCGGGCAGGGGTTCACCTCAGAACTAATCGCCAAGGAATTGTGGCCATTGCGGTGGATGAATACTACCGCACCAATCAAGAGCATATTTTTGCTGTGGGCGACTGCACCAACCGCGTCAACCTCACCCCCGTAGCCATTGCGGAAGGACGCGCCTTTGCCGATACCCAATTTGGCAATCTACCCCGCACCTTGAGCTATGAGAATATTCCCTCGGCGGTGTTTTCCCAGCCGGAGGCAGCTTCTGTGGGGCTTTCGGAGGCGCAAGCGAAGGCGAAATTGGGGGAAGAGAATGTGAAAATCTACCGCGCGGCCTTTCGGCCCATGTACCACAGCCTCACGGGGCGCCCTGAACAGGTGATCGTCAAATTGGTGGTGGAGAACAATACGGAGAGGGTGCTGGGGGCCCACATGGTGGGGGATAATGCGGCTGAAGTTATTCAAGGGATCGCGATCGCCCTCAAAATGGGCGCCACCAAGAAAGACTTTGATGCCACCCTTGGCATTCACCCCTCCACCGCTGAGGAGTTTGTTACCCTGCGCTAG
- the pipX gene encoding transcriptional coactivator PipX, whose product MKPPITAEQYLNHPTFGLLYGVCPLDEHRQLFTTLYAQRLFFIVSHRPGGMKFESISRTDARMLIEQRLRSLRRLGKTAEYKALEAIHRQAFL is encoded by the coding sequence ATGAAGCCCCCGATTACTGCTGAGCAGTATCTCAATCATCCCACCTTTGGCTTGCTCTATGGGGTCTGCCCTCTGGATGAGCATCGGCAACTTTTTACAACGTTGTATGCCCAGCGGCTGTTCTTCATTGTCAGCCACCGGCCGGGAGGGATGAAATTTGAGTCCATCAGTCGCACTGATGCGCGAATGCTTATTGAACAGCGGTTGCGATCGCTGCGGCGCCTAGGCAAAACGGCTGAGTACAAAGCCCTAGAGGCCATTCATCGGCAAGCCTTCCTGTGA
- a CDS encoding S49 family peptidase: MARSLPPFWPSVFHRCGVIFFGTLTFFFTLGVVGFSATVFFALLGILLAPASETSPYEHISGKESSRDRILQIDIAGPILGSPQSEEDIFFAPLVGVTYGYEVQRQLAEAAKDKTIQAVFVNIKTPGGTIFGSQAIAEGIRRYRKATQKPVYAFIEGIAASGGVWAMVTADQIYADHGSMVGSIGILGPSVFYYDRPTSLDNGLLRGGVTANSIEERTLSAGRSKDIGNPFRRLTPQEIQVLQAGLEQEYTKFINHVAQARGIDPSVIRNEMGAMIFSNDQAQRYRLIDGTRSRSETLNALARAANLKEGEYAIVRFRRDRSPLINQLFGVQSPPPPLETQRAWKQEQLCALSQLRALAYYGSLSCHRQ; this comes from the coding sequence ATGGCACGTTCACTTCCCCCCTTTTGGCCTAGTGTGTTTCACCGTTGCGGTGTGATCTTTTTTGGCACGCTGACCTTTTTTTTCACCCTGGGGGTGGTGGGCTTTAGTGCCACGGTTTTCTTTGCCCTCCTCGGCATCCTGTTGGCGCCCGCCAGTGAAACAAGTCCCTATGAGCATATCAGCGGCAAGGAGAGCAGTCGCGATCGCATTCTTCAAATTGACATTGCTGGTCCAATTCTAGGCAGCCCCCAAAGTGAAGAGGATATCTTCTTTGCCCCTCTTGTGGGCGTCACCTACGGCTATGAAGTGCAGCGGCAGTTGGCAGAAGCCGCTAAGGATAAAACTATTCAGGCCGTCTTTGTCAATATCAAGACTCCCGGTGGCACGATCTTTGGCTCCCAGGCGATCGCCGAGGGCATTAGGCGCTACCGCAAAGCAACCCAAAAACCCGTCTATGCCTTTATTGAGGGCATTGCTGCCTCCGGTGGGGTTTGGGCAATGGTGACAGCGGATCAGATCTACGCTGATCATGGCAGCATGGTTGGCAGTATTGGCATTCTCGGTCCCAGTGTTTTCTACTACGATCGCCCCACCAGCCTCGATAACGGCCTACTGAGGGGAGGTGTCACCGCCAATAGCATCGAAGAACGGACCCTGAGCGCTGGCCGCAGCAAAGATATTGGCAATCCCTTCCGTCGCCTCACCCCCCAAGAAATTCAGGTCTTGCAAGCGGGCCTTGAGCAGGAATACACCAAGTTTATTAATCATGTGGCCCAGGCCCGGGGCATTGATCCCAGCGTTATTCGCAACGAAATGGGAGCGATGATCTTCAGTAACGATCAGGCGCAGCGCTACCGTCTCATCGATGGGACCCGCAGCCGCTCAGAAACCCTCAACGCCCTCGCCAGGGCCGCCAATCTCAAGGAGGGAGAATATGCCATTGTCCGTTTTCGGCGCGATCGCTCCCCCTTGATCAATCAACTCTTTGGCGTTCAGTCACCTCCCCCGCCCCTAGAAACCCAACGGGCGTGGAAACAGGAGCAACTTTGCGCCCTTAGTCAATTGCGTGCCCTTGCCTACTATGGTTCCCTCTCTTGCCACCGTCAGTAA
- the trmD gene encoding tRNA (guanosine(37)-N1)-methyltransferase TrmD — MRFDIITLFPEFFASPLSSGLMAKALARGIAEVVLTNPRHFSTDKHQRVDDEPYGGGVGMVMKPEPLFAAVESLPALPRREVIYVTPQGQPLTQQHLWHWSRERDQLVILCGHYEGVDERVVEHLVTQEISIGDFVLTCGEIPALVILNGVLRLLPGTVGKAASLHQDSFEDGLLDYPHYTRPAEFRGWTVPPVLLSGHHGEIAAWRRAQQIERTRQRRPDLYARWLARTQGQAKTH, encoded by the coding sequence ATGCGTTTTGACATTATTACCCTCTTTCCAGAGTTTTTCGCTTCTCCCCTGAGCAGCGGTTTAATGGCCAAAGCCTTGGCACGGGGGATTGCCGAGGTTGTCCTGACCAATCCGCGTCACTTTAGTACCGATAAGCACCAGCGGGTGGATGATGAACCCTACGGCGGTGGTGTGGGCATGGTGATGAAGCCGGAACCCCTCTTTGCTGCGGTGGAATCACTGCCCGCTTTGCCTCGCCGTGAAGTGATCTATGTTACCCCCCAAGGGCAACCCCTCACCCAACAGCACCTTTGGCATTGGTCACGGGAGCGGGATCAACTGGTGATTCTCTGTGGTCACTATGAGGGGGTAGATGAGCGGGTTGTTGAACACTTAGTCACCCAAGAAATCTCCATTGGCGATTTTGTCCTCACCTGTGGTGAAATTCCAGCCCTTGTGATTCTCAATGGTGTGCTGCGACTTCTGCCGGGCACTGTAGGTAAAGCTGCCTCCCTCCATCAAGATAGCTTTGAAGATGGCTTGCTGGATTATCCCCACTACACCCGACCCGCAGAATTTCGGGGTTGGACGGTACCCCCTGTCTTGCTCTCAGGTCACCATGGAGAAATCGCTGCTTGGCGACGGGCACAGCAAATTGAGCGCACACGACAACGCCGCCCTGACCTCTATGCCCGATGGCTAGCTCGAACTCAGGGGCAAGCTAAAACCCATTGA